From the Streptomyces nigrescens genome, one window contains:
- a CDS encoding transcriptional regulator: MPGELLAVHPLTFVRQSRGWGKAELARLMQARGKELGLPLATNRTTMWKWEQGQEPDADAQCVLADLLRIPYEQVQAMGWPWWLPVWEVTGLTAPWTEAGTVEALADLVGSGRMDRRGFLTITGAALTGAAASWADAPSAFASALNGDRITDTMVSTIEQRISTLRTLDDQLGGARLLEQARGDLALISGLLSAGRYTDKIQFRLYALAARVSHLTGWMAYDTGLRSAGQRYYIGAMRSARTAGDDAFGAFVLAEMGVHVSEAGRTAERVDLVSTALDNAPRTLSPFTQSFLYLHKAEALSRDGDHQRAGTALNRAAVLWDRHTVEQNPDWLGWFGEAQLKSTEGKVLLRSGQVERATSSLETSVTKAAPRDKAVRSSRLAEARLAGGDLDGALDAANYGAELLEDKVSSVRALDRLKEFSARLEPHKSVTAVREFRERLQALPVTA, from the coding sequence GTGCCCGGTGAGCTGTTAGCAGTGCACCCACTGACCTTCGTCCGCCAGTCGCGGGGTTGGGGGAAAGCCGAGCTCGCCCGACTCATGCAGGCGCGGGGGAAGGAACTGGGCCTCCCACTGGCAACCAATCGCACCACCATGTGGAAGTGGGAACAGGGCCAGGAGCCTGACGCCGACGCGCAGTGTGTCCTCGCCGACCTGCTGCGAATTCCGTACGAACAGGTCCAGGCAATGGGATGGCCGTGGTGGCTCCCGGTATGGGAAGTCACTGGACTCACTGCCCCCTGGACGGAGGCCGGTACCGTCGAAGCACTGGCTGATCTGGTGGGGAGCGGCCGCATGGACCGTCGAGGGTTTCTCACCATCACCGGTGCCGCCCTGACAGGCGCGGCAGCAAGCTGGGCCGACGCACCCTCCGCGTTCGCATCCGCCCTCAACGGAGACCGCATCACCGACACGATGGTCTCGACGATCGAGCAGCGCATCAGCACACTCCGCACCCTCGACGACCAACTCGGAGGCGCCCGGCTGCTGGAACAGGCACGCGGCGACCTCGCCCTGATCAGCGGCCTCCTGAGCGCCGGCCGGTACACGGACAAGATCCAATTCCGCCTGTACGCGCTTGCGGCCCGCGTATCGCATCTGACCGGCTGGATGGCCTACGACACAGGGCTGCGATCCGCAGGACAGCGGTACTACATCGGTGCCATGCGCAGCGCTCGCACCGCCGGAGACGACGCCTTCGGCGCCTTCGTCCTGGCGGAGATGGGGGTCCACGTCTCCGAAGCCGGCCGGACCGCCGAGCGAGTCGACCTCGTCTCGACCGCCCTCGACAACGCCCCCCGCACGCTGTCGCCCTTCACCCAGTCCTTCCTCTACCTGCACAAGGCCGAGGCTCTGTCCCGCGACGGCGATCATCAGAGGGCCGGTACGGCACTGAACCGTGCCGCTGTCCTATGGGATCGCCACACGGTGGAACAAAACCCTGACTGGCTCGGATGGTTCGGCGAGGCACAACTGAAGTCGACCGAAGGCAAGGTCCTGCTGCGCTCGGGCCAAGTCGAGCGCGCGACCAGTTCCCTGGAAACCTCCGTCACGAAAGCGGCGCCCCGGGACAAGGCCGTCCGGTCCAGCCGTCTGGCCGAGGCCCGGCTCGCCGGTGGTGATCTGGACGGGGCGCTCGACGCCGCGAACTACGGCGCTGAGCTCCTCGAAGACAAGGTCAGCTCTGTGCGGGCCCTGGACCGCTTGAAGGAGTTCTCCGCACGGCTCGAACCGCACAAGTCAGTAACAGCCGTCCGCGAGTTCCGCGAGCGACTGCAGGCGCTGCCCGTCACAGCCTGA
- a CDS encoding ATP-binding protein produces the protein MDQVRAWGVPLDDGTADGIRLVASELITNAVVHGEGPVTVALFYRPGRLVVEVLDASPVTPQPNRTGADDESGRGLLLVDALAARTGWASSDRGKRVWADLALPKRAPSVRADVLRRFFAVQQAADVRAVSMAFVLAVA, from the coding sequence ATGGACCAGGTGCGTGCGTGGGGCGTCCCTCTCGATGACGGGACAGCCGACGGGATCCGCTTGGTCGCCTCCGAGCTCATCACCAACGCGGTGGTCCACGGGGAGGGCCCCGTAACTGTGGCACTGTTCTATCGCCCAGGCCGCTTGGTGGTCGAAGTACTCGATGCCAGTCCAGTGACTCCGCAGCCAAACCGTACGGGGGCTGACGACGAGAGCGGGCGCGGCCTGCTGCTGGTCGACGCTCTCGCGGCCCGAACTGGCTGGGCGTCTTCCGACCGTGGCAAGCGCGTTTGGGCAGATCTCGCGCTCCCGAAGCGGGCACCCTCTGTCCGAGCCGACGTTCTCCGTAGGTTCTTCGCTGTCCAGCAAGCGGCCGATGTCAGAGCCGTGTCCATGGCTTTCGTCCTGGCGGTCGCGTAA